The genomic stretch cattcacttttgtcacatcattattgttcaTAGGTACTGGAGTagaattcctctggacatccacaactgtttggggctgagtaaaaactcgtccacttctagtcactctactgacatctgctatattctcaacagaagacagaggcttaatctcaacttcttttccagcttccaacatggtggcattgtatctgtaaggtacagctttatcagaactataaggtacagatccaggcaaacatatcacaagaggttccacagcagctttgccataataaccaatctctacacattccgggatttcaaagcatggttcaatcacattgacatcatcttcatctctatccctcagaatctcaatgagcctttgatctatcatctcttgcaagtctcttctcacaatgtaacatcctcgaggattgactgaacaaatcctacaagcagcatgattatgttcataatgactgtattcacacagagtggcatgcatctctaccaatgatcctctgatgtgttccacacgataaatcttatacttcccagggcatccatataccatattcacagcagatgcttcatgagttggcaacggattgttcttcacatttgggccaatatcacggaaagagagcattccagaacggaccaatctctgaacttcattcttcagggcccaacagttttccaaatcatgcccaggagcattctgatgaaaagcacaagtggcatcagccttgtaccaccaagggagtttctctggaacagggggtggtgaccttggttgaaccagctttttatgaattagagcaggatacagttcagtgtatgtcatagggataggatcaacattaactcgaggatacggattccgccttgctggttgttgattaacaggagctacaggcactgaattcacaacaggagttactgacgccacttgttgagattgattcctgaatcgactattcctcccatgagaaacagcattggcatctgattctttcttcttctggaatgaagaaccatacttcttcgcaccaccagatgaattgtcatttcgaaccaaacgaccttctcgcacagcttcttccaatctgacacccatacccaccatttcggtgaagtctacaggagcactagcaatcatcttctcataataaaacggaccaagagtcttcagaaaaatcttagtcatctctttttcttccatcggaggaatcacttgggcggcaacctcacgccatctctgagcatattccttgaaggattccttctctttctgcatcatagctcgcaattgatccctatcaggagccatgtccacattatacttgtattgcttcacaaacgcttcagctaagtcattaaaagtgcggatatgggtgctatcaaggcccatataccacttagaagcagctccagtcagactgtcttggaaatagtgaatcaacagacgttgatcatcagtgtgagtggacatcttccttatatacatcaccaggtgtgcctgaggacaggaatttcctttgtacttctcaaattcaggcagcttgaacttagcaggtactttcacattgggaacaaggcaaagatcatgcacattctttccaaatagttctttcccacgcaaggctttcatctctttctgcagttcttcaaactgatcttggaaaccatccattctgtcatgaatttcacttggagcagcatcataaatgggctctgggacaaaaggaccagtatgaacaataggagaggtgttgaccataacaggagtcaacggacgagtcatctcaggaacagacaaataaccttcaggcatgccccaggggtatccattaggcatacgttgctgagtagcaccaacaggaatagcaggaatggttgtagcagcaatttcagaaatcacagtggtctgaccctgagcttgggcattgggaggaggaacttgattctgattctgattctgagcagccatcaatgtctcaaccagagcagtgagacgatccacaccagatctcaaagtaacaacctcttcacgtagctcacgattctcttgttcaagaccttccatcttcttcttgcagttagctcgagtattataccggtgagacagcttgattctgtatgaagaacactgaataagacctcgggaatactttcggaagcaggaccaaaatgcagaatgatgcatgaaatgcaatgcaaatgttttttattagttttcaaggaacttttaagacattaattgcaaacattagcaaaaaacatcataaaacataacaatattctttcattaatcatggaaaagcatacaaaaggattcaaagatccaaaattacaaaacaaaggaaaaagctaaaaactagaagggaacacttctgatgaagatccaactcctctctgcagcttcctacggagcttctccaattcatcttcataaaaggccttcaaatgagcattctcgaccatcagcttatcagcaacttccttccatgcaactgaatcttcttgtggtctctttcgcttttcaccatgttgttgaagcaactcttcttgatgacgaatctgatcttccttttccatcaaccaaccatcttggatatcaagcatttcatctttttctttcaagtgtatcttcaactctttgttctcaaactccaaagcatctctttccgctctcaacttagccacgagctctagatgttcttcactactttcaacaggagtagtggaagacaatggtggagtaacgagtagagaagactcctcgagtaaataaggcatctgaaaagtatgagctctagcttgaacccaatcagtgtagtctttgagagcaacacattgtttctttcccaaatgtctcttcctatcaacatggtgccaagcacgcacaaaccgatttctcatatccgaatttccatcttgattaagataaaagattcctgacacaagaatactagcgggtcgttCCTTCAtaggatagcaaaattgacgccttgcaagaatggggttgtaggtaatccctccttgtataccaagaagaggtacattagggaattctccacaactatcaataatctcaccaatgtcataagcaggattgtaccaatggatattcccattagtaagaggcatgatcttctgagaccaagagagaccatcaggattgttcaggaaactcttagcttgaggtaagtgcgaaataaaccacttatagagcaaaggagtacaacaattgataagtccacctttcttatcattcctatggtgaatggaatgataagtatccccaagcaaagtaggcacaggattcccaatcatgaaaatccgaatagcattaacatcgacaaagttgtcaatgttgggaaagagtatcaaaccatagatgagcaaggccaaaaatgtctcaaaagcaatcatacttcctttactagccaacatagaagcctttccaatcaagaacttagaagtcaacccccaaattcctccttttttggtcatgtttgcttttacatctgatatttttaaatgaaggagttctgctatctcatcaacctgaggctctttctccaaaccactaaacggtatgtcatccgtaacgggcaaaccaatccaataagaatactcctccaaagtaggcataagctgataatcaggaaaggtgaaacaatgataaaccgggtcataaaactgcacaagagtctcaagaatccctttttccactttagtcttcaagatagaaatcaatttcccataacggcttttgaagttgtcaagattaggaaccaaagttgctagctctttcaattcctttgcacttgaatttctgaaagtgtacttcttgatgcttctcttttgatccatggtacctgttatgtttacaaaaaatgtctctaagttccttgaaaaccatttgtgaatgtcatttttatgaatgcatgaatgcatggtttatgcatcaatcacaatcaagagcacacaagatcacatcaaatcacacaaagatcaaacagtccaggttcaaaggttcgacgtcacgagcatggagccatgggtctacccatcccacaaggtgtgttctaaggaattttgtacctgccagtcgggttctacaaaggttcccagagttttcaatcttctatcggatattaccggcacgcacaattgctcatgggcgccaataatatgcctaaaaagacctcgtctgagcgtagtatcgcatgacaacaagctcaaattggtacttgatcttgtttctgcactacatcctaaaaaggcttagattggttaaaagggttctaggccattcagcttctacggacactcactattgaaagtaatagcgttatcacgatggttcgtaacaacctctactaccttccatgaggcctccactgattggggttccaccatatgacgctcatggtaaggattgctcctgacatgcgactattggtcttaccacctcctatctcaagttactcaccaaagttcgggttagaactttgtctcatcacagaggaaccatcgagcaccaaaaagaaaaaaagaagtaaaacaaacaaagcacacaacaatatatacaaataaacacacagataaacaaaaataggcttaacacacttaaaaaaaaactggatccccagtgaagtcgccatttttctgtagcggggaaaatctgatatcgaagccatgggattgactcgaatcaatattccgttttgaaatcgccaccgcgctttattttttcaaaggaaaagggaaaagaacgaaaaacccaaagttttgtttttaaaaaaaacaagaaagagaactcaggttcgggtgttgattatatgaggggaaggtttaaagcacccctcatatccgtggtactccacgggaacctttttgaaaatctgtgttgtgtgtgtgctaaaaaacggtttgttttatttttaaaataagctcggcaaagcgttaagctttgggcctacatacctcctcggtgcaatggagaagtcagagctaatgtagttccgcttttgggaaaaacgttttttaaaacgaataaacactttgttgtcgttagagagaaatactcagccattgatcttgagcatgagaacaaacaagttctttgcatcgcaaatgaaagaagggcgccaactcggataaaatcaacgagtatgccactagctctctcacgcggaaaagatctcgttattatcaatcaatttcaaaatcgtggggtataaccactcgtttcgacaattaacggtgtctaaacttttgaagaaaagccactaagggcgaaagatatttttaagaaaaaagttttgaaaagatttgcaaacataagaatattttggaaaaagggagaagattttgaaaatttaagaatgggaggagatgaagaggctaacctaatacataaaataaaagctaaggaaagaaacggtctaaccgaataagaagccaacacttgacattaagagccaaggtagttttcccatcctttggatttatcaataccaacacattaacacttggggatccagatgaacttattgtcttagcaccatttttcattaagcacattaagattctgacgaaaattgggcagagtaacggctgttttcgggtaaaatccttatatcaatgccttggaattaaccatcaagggctttcaaggaaatacctgcacacataaacatacaacagaacaatgccagacagacagaacaatcacaggatagtaatagaatgagtccagaggtactaggtccataagtccgaatctccaaagcgctagggatagtaactgatagtccaaagagagccttatgtatttttttagattttggttatttattagtgttttagcgaaaaaataaagtatggtccaagtggacaaaagaaaaataacagaagcataaacatatgtccaagtggacaaagagaaaatgacggaaagtaaatatgatgaaatgataaagtaaagcgataaagcgagaaatataaagagcggtaatataaagagcggtatagtaaaggtgcggaaattaaagttagttgttaagtgttaaagataaccatcttgaaacttgtcaagtatgttatcaaagttagtaggaagatctatggtgagtgaatgatgtactcggatttaaattcaatggggtttatcagaagcttgatagaatcatagcgactacacgataaaaacctccacaagtcttaaatcaaccgcatacaattctcttccatgtttgatctttttttattcgggacacgaaatattgcgctatgttaagcagatcgccaagtgatttatgtagaaatcaccctacaacgaggccggtcaaaactttatgtgctaatgcatgcgagaagaacgatatgtagatcgccttccgaaagcaataccgcacgaaaagaaaataggtaacgatctagtctttactaagaatccataagaattctcaaagtattaagactttcatcgatcaaaagaaaaaaaggagaaggagaagataaaatgaataaagataatcaactcacactatcattaatatcattcatctaatattatggatttggttctttcaaacctatcaacatcctaaatccaatgatattaatgaaatggaggaagaagaataaaattcacaaaagataatcaactcacactatcattaatatcattcatctaatattatggatttggtcatttcaaacctatcaacatcctagatccaatgatattaatgaagtggaggaagtaggaagccaaaacaagcataaaaaaggcaaaaaacacattctgccttactggaaatcgatttacctctgtaggaaatcgatttcctgagtgcagagttcagttttgggcgcaaaaaacagagtggaaatcgatttccctctgtaggaaatcgatttcctgcgcacagttttcaaaaaaacagcattatgaactttgaaacttgatttaggcaaacatacaaacaccttatgatcacatatccataggagcacgaattttccatcaaatcaccatcaaatagcaccaatatagcatcaaagatgcattgaacacaagcaacaaagatctacatcttagaattgaggaatttaccaatttttgaattaaagtgttgaagtagcttcaagaacaagcacaaagtgtagatccttcaagtatggagatgaacaatcaaagaaaagagtgaaatgtaggaggcttagttcaaaattagcaagattcaatgtgaaccttactaatcttatgaaaatgaactttgggtgagggttttggaaagggtgagaaatgaatttgcaagcaattttttggctctccaagcttgagaaatgagagagtagaggcctctatttatagagttggagcaagagtagtggcaaattggtatttttgtgtttggtgattaacttgtgtttaaatggtgattaaagtggcaattaaatggtaaaaagtggtaaaatggggttaaagagggtttaatgaatgagttaattttgatgaggtggaaattcaaataaaaaggtgccaaaatgatgtcaagcttccctcttatattttttgaattttgcgcacaggaaatcgatttcccacaggggtaaatcgatttccaccttcaaattttcaaaaattgttttcttgcactgttttgatttttgcccgatctttcacctgtaaaatataaacaaaagagacaaaacatatatttttgatttttggttagtataaataaataaaaaactataaatgctcgataattcccctcagagataatcacagtatcaaagataaagcttcacaatggtgctcttgattgatgattgaatgcaattgatgtatgatcttagggtcaaaaattggggtatgacaaggtggacttggaaataagagaaaacccaaaagagccagaagttgtgataccaccggttaaaccagttgaagaaaaaaaataagaaaaaggctgaaccggcgatcaaactacctttcccttccagagtgacaaagaaggattcaaaagacaaagactttgagaaatttactgaattgttcaaaaagctagaggtgaatttacccttcttcgaagcacttgagcacatgccattgtataagaaatttctaaaggaggtaatgacaaagaagagatcagtggaaggagaacaaaagattgcaactgagaagtgcggtttagtctcgtcagtaaggaagatcccaaccaagaggaaagacccttgagctgtggcgataccatgcactatcaagaatcgaatgttcaaaaaggcactcattgattctggttccagtgtgagtttaatgccactatctattttcaaaaagcttgaattgggagaggttaaggaaagtaagaaaaagttaaggttcgctgatcacaccaccaagaaatcttatggggtagctgaagatgtactagtggaggttgacaaatttgtattccctgttgacttccatatcatggacattccggaagacgaagaaacacctatccttcttgggagaccctttttgttgacaggccgctgcaactttgacattgaaaaagggacactaacgctaaaatcatttgatgaagaagtaaccttgaagatgttaggagttaagaaacataggacaggtgtaaatgatcaaacttctgtggatatggcggaaagtgaaaaaaaagacaaaaggcctgaacagctccaagaaaaagtctcaagcatagcctctcgggtggaaacaactcagggagctatcaaaagtccgaagaaggctaaggaagtcaagaagaatgcgggaagtgagttgaagagaaaagtggtccattcttatcatcttcatgagttcctgggtgagaaagtaacaagcaacaaagtttggaaaatgaaataccctccataataaagggtaatggaccgtcgagccatgcgacgttaaacgaagcgctttgtgggaggcaacccacagttttaataatttatttctctgtttgtttattttattttcaggaaataaaagagggcatgtctagtgaaagctcggaagtgatcattggagtgcaataccctctgtaagtAATCTCTCAaatgcttgttctaaaacattgaggccaatgtttagttcaggtgtgggaggggttcttctCAGCATTGATTTTAGTtgtttccctttttatttttgttggtttgacattgtgttatagattgattgatggatgccgaatgaatgatgaatagtagttagtggatgaaaggtgcaacctgaacttatTTCCCCAAGGCACtctggaagttgatgcagccgaaaGAAAAGTAACTGTTGGACGCGACTTGCTGATACTGGACCAAGAGGATTGTATGGTATACCTGCACCGGAAAAgagccacatgacacgaggagtgctttggaacctgtaagcttatccaacatggtgaggttacaaaaagccaaacacaacaaataatcatcatgagagttcattcaggtatgactttatcattctgattttgcgtatgttctactaacacagcataatatgaggacacacactgaggcatttgtttgttttaccacctgagcctttctagccatccgaaattatatgtttatccgttgttaccccagttgagccatatccttttgtttgttataaccatatcTGTAACCCGCAGCCAAATACTTCCAACCCTTGTtcggcataaatgttgtggttttcagagttgtgctaaaatctaagtttggggtagtaatcatcaaagaagagggcaagaaaaaaaagaatgaaaataaaaattttgagacatatgaatgtatgtcccacaaaaaaaaagagaaaaacttgcccgaatgaaagactcggttacattaagcactcacggaagaatgagtgaagcaaaagagtctaagtcgaataaattcccagtgtaacaagttgagcacaattacgagaaacacaacatgaatgtcgaacccaaaaccaattgtttatccatttccttgtgtatctcaccgtacctaaaccccattacaacccagaagacctcgaaaagtgtgtgaactttgttagtgtagtgaaggtagaatttattcaaaattaagagttgatattgcatatctttattttgtgagtgcacaacactttaaccctgagagatttggtgagaagtgtgaaaaagcttgcaggtaaaaaGGTACTCTGATGTGGAAGTGTGGTAGAAAGTATGGTTCGGTAAGCCAGAGATTCTATTAGAAAGGTAGACGCAAGTTGCGAATAACATCGGCagtgttgtggaaagaaaaatccagggtgacctctgtttggtctcttgcatcacttgaggacaagcaatgagataagtttggggttgtgatcggtcaccatttctacctaatttctatcatgtattcggtctaaatttgtcgactcggtaacactttgatcaatgttttattgtttttgtttaagtatttcatgtttgattgtttttgtgtttactttgcattatgttttaatttaagttatttagatgctttttatgccgtttggttagttatgtacgaatttcaggtttgaacaagtcatcttaagtgtcaaagcaactatgaaggaaggagaggcaagagaaagatgaaaattcaaggttctggggtctaacacggccgcccgtgcttccacgcacggcccgtgtcaggagaatggcactctccatacaaaatccagggaccacgcacggccgcccgtgcttccacgcacggccgcccgtgcttccacgcacggcccgtgacaggatggctgggagcaaaaataaaaataaagagcagcacggccgcccgtgcgtccaa from Vicia villosa cultivar HV-30 ecotype Madison, WI linkage group LG4, Vvil1.0, whole genome shotgun sequence encodes the following:
- the LOC131598989 gene encoding uncharacterized protein LOC131598989, whose translation is MHHSAFWSCFRKYSRGLIQCSSYRIKLSHRYNTRANCKKKMEGLEQENRELREEVVTLRSGVDRLTALVETLMAAQNQNQNQVPPPNAQAQGQTTVISEIAATTIPAIPVGATQQRMPNGYPWGMPEGYLSVPEMTRPLTPVMVNTSPIVHTGPFVPEPIYDAAPSEIHDRMDGFQDQFEELQKEMKALRGKELFGKNVHDLCLVPNVKVPAKFKLPEFEKYKGNSCPQAHLVMYIRKMSTHTDDQRLLIHYFQDSLTGAASKWYMGLDSTHIRTFNDLAEAFVKQYKYNVDMAPDRDQLRAMMQKEKESFKEYAQRWREVAAQVIPPMEEKEMTKIFLKTLGPFYYEKMIASAPVDFTEMVGMGVRLEEAVREGRLVRNDNSSGGAKKYGSSFQKKKESDANAVSHGRNSRFRNQSQQVASVTPVVNSVPVAPVNQQPARRNPYPRVNVDPIPMTYTELYPALIHKKLVQPRSPPPVPEKLPWWYKADATCAFHQNAPGHDLENCWALKNEVQRLVRSGMLSFRDIGPNVKNNPLPTHEASAVNMVYGCPGKYKIYRVEHIRGSLVEMHATLCEYSHYEHNHAACRICSVNPRGCYIVRRDLQEMIDQRLIEILRDRDEDDVNVIEPCFEIPECVEIGYYGKAAVEPLVICLPGSVPYSSDKAVPYRYNATMLEAGKEVEIKPLSSVENIADVSRVTRSGRVFTQPQTVVDVQRNSTPVPMNNNDVTKVNAGSSSGKEMDEILKLIKMSDYKIVDQLHRTPYKISIMELLANSPAHRDSLMKILDQAFVDHDVTLDQFNGVVSNITACNNLSFSDEDLPEEGRNHNLALHISVSCKEDSMSNVLIDTGSSLNVMPKSTLAKLSYGGTPMRFSNVIVKAFDGSKKSVVGEVDLPIGIGPFVFKITFQVMDIFPAYSCLLGRPWIHEAGAVTSTLHQKLKFVKDGKMVVVNGEQALLISHLSSFRTIEADEVVIGTAFQALSVNDEIKKDEASIASFKDAQLVVQNGHSGVWGQVVSLQENRNRAGLGFSASDKSVMKSESAFRPYQEMFHSAGFLHPTLPEVNAIVEDESEPEVPTFVTHGKMIKNWITIDIPECTHVSK